From Cryptococcus neoformans var. grubii H99 chromosome 6, complete sequence:
TAGATCAGATTCGGCATCATTATATAACTCAGCTTCAGCGCGTGAATCGCCGTCTGCTAGTCTATGCGGAGGATCAGCTAGGCAAAGTCTGGATCTACCGCgagcagcagaagaggtGAGCGAGCAGACGGGATCACCAGTATTTGATCCTGAAGGACtagtgatgatgaagaggctCGGTGAAGGGACAGGTGGCTCGGTGGATATGGTACAGGACCGAGCCACAGGTCGCATTATGGCCAAGAAGGTAGGATAGCCATTAGATTCTGTCATGACTATTATTAACCACTGACTGCAGGTTATCACTCGGACATCGAACCCAATGGTGCACAAGCAGCTCCTTCGTGAACTAGAGATTCTTAATTCCTGCGCTTCGCCGTTCATTGTGGAACATTATGGATCTTTCTTGGCCGACCATGATTCGTCAATAGGAATTCTCATGGAGTATTGCGAAGCCGGCAGTTTAGATAGTCTTCTGGgtaagatgaagaagaagaatatgaGGTGTTCCGAACATGTCCTAGGTAGAGTTGCTTCTTCGGTGTTGAAAGGTCTTGATTATCTCCACCAACGGCGGATCGTTCATCGAGACATCAAACCCTCCAATATCCTTATCACTCGACAGGGAGCCGTCAAACTTTGCGACTTTGGAGTCAGTGGAGAGCTGGTAGAGTCTTTGGCGGGGACTTTTACTGGGACAAGCTTTTACATGGCCGTAAGTAACCCCTTCAGTACATTAGACCAAATAGCTGATGTCGCAATTAGCCTGAAAGAATACAAAACAAGCCTTATTCAATCAAGGCCGATGTCTGGTCTCTCGGCATGACCTTGCACGAGATCGCCCATCTCCgatttccatttcctcccGAGGGCGAAAATCAATCAGTTGCACCTATAGAGTTATTATCATACATTGTGACGGCACCCGTACCGGTAATGATCGATGATTTAAGTGTGGGGAGAATGTGGAGCGAGCCTATCAAAGATTTCATGGGACAATGGCAAGTTTATCTTTATCGAGGAGCAAGATACGATGCTAAAAGAAATTTATCCAGCTTGATAAGATCAGGAACAAATAGACCCTACCCTTGGCAACTACTGCAGCATCCCTTCATTGTCGCCAATGAAGCTAAGAAGGTTAACATGGCCAAATGGGTTGCAGCACTTTGCGACTGGCCTCTATCATagatgaaaaaaaaaaaagatcGGGCATCATATGCCTATC
This genomic window contains:
- a CDS encoding STE/STE7/MKK protein kinase → MDNTLAPSKGKKPGGARPNPSSRPEGGGPTRPAGASGVPKLSIPPGNVPGMHVDQAGQGGWHQPASLPSLALRPMRPSPSPSSSSRPKLSLAPLTPTIPASSSSAPSSAALAPPNRPALLNAQSARGYGERSTPSLKLSIPGASSVGPGFSTEHDYPLELPDDTDALSSELKTPTPGHPAGGGLNLSLSSLSLTSSEDANPTLQARGRDYDEGESSYGYGCVGNGLIGPGGDAISAMTEDIRQALSRNRFETESDRGGARSRAGSLMSDSSRTTAGRDRSDSASLYNSASARESPSASLCGGSARQSLDLPRAAEEVSEQTGSPVFDPEGLVMMKRLGEGTGGSVDMVQDRATGRIMAKKVITRTSNPMVHKQLLRELEILNSCASPFIVEHYGSFLADHDSSIGILMEYCEAGSLDSLLGKMKKKNMRCSEHVLGRVASSVLKGLDYLHQRRIVHRDIKPSNILITRQGAVKLCDFGVSGELVESLAGTFTGTSFYMAPERIQNKPYSIKADVWSLGMTLHEIAHLRFPFPPEGENQSVAPIELLSYIVTAPVPVMIDDLSVGRMWSEPIKDFMGQCLIRSGTNRPYPWQLLQHPFIVANEAKKVNMAKWVAALCDWPLS